One Hevea brasiliensis isolate MT/VB/25A 57/8 chromosome 5, ASM3005281v1, whole genome shotgun sequence genomic region harbors:
- the LOC110665344 gene encoding 60S ribosomal protein L27a-3-like, with protein MTTRFKKNRKKRGHVSAGHGRIGKHRKHPGGRGNAGGMHHHRILFDKYHPGYFGKVGMRYFHKLRNKFYCPIVNIDKLWSLIPQEVKDKASKDNVPMIDVTQYGYFKVLGKGALPENKPVVVKAKLVSKIAEKKIKENGGAVVLTA; from the coding sequence ATGACCACCCGATTTAAGAAGAACCGGAAGAAGCGAGGCCACGTGAGCGCTGGACATGGGCGTATTGGCAAGCACAGGAAGCATCCAGGAGGTCGCGGTAATGCCGGAGGCATGCATCACCACAGGATCCTCTTCGACAAGTACCATCCTGGGTATTTTGGAAAGGTCGGTATGCGATACTTCCACAAGTTGCGGAACAAGTTCTACTGCCCCATCGTCAACATCGACAAGCTTTGGTCGTTGATCCCTCAGGAAGTGAAGGATAAGGCTAGCAAGGACAATGTGCCAATGATCGATGTCACTCAGTATGGCTACTTCAAGGTATTGGGGAAGGGTGCTCTGCCAGAGAACAAGCCGGTTGTGGTGAAAGCGAAGCTGGTGTCCAAGATTGCTGAGAAAAAGATAAAGGAGAATGGTGGAGCTGTTGTGCTTACGGCTTAA